GATGAAGCGGTCGATGCGCTCTGTGATGGCCGATTCATTCGTTGTTAGCCACGTGAGCTGGTCTCCGGAGAGGTTCTCCTCTTGGACCCACAGGAGCTTCTTGAACGCACGTCTGGCGTACTCGCGATACTTCGTATCGAAATCACCGACCGGCACGTAGAGCCGATTGTTCTTGACGCGAGTGAGCAGTTCTCTGGCCTCTCCTGTCTCAGTGTCGGCGTGAACGAGGCAGTCCCTCGACGCCGCAGCCATCGGGATTTCGAGGTACAACCCCTCACCGAACTCGGACATTTCTTTGATTCCTGTACAAACACGACCGGGGTGAGGACCATCCTCTCCGGGGCCTTTCGCGTACAGCACCTCTGCGATATCCTGTTGGAGACTTCCATCGCCGAATTCTCGAAGGAGGGAAGCGAGATTGTTGACGTACAGTTCGCGAATATCGTAGAGAACCTGCACCTTTCGCGGTGGCGCGTGCTCGAACTTCGGGTGTGCCTTGATGCAGATCGCACTCAACGTCGCGAGCACGGCGAGTGTTCCCGGTTCGTCGACGAAGGGCTCCGCTGTGGCATTGGCCCTAATATCTTCTTTGAACGCGGCCGTCCCGAATCGCTCGAGGTCGTTCAGCAGATCTTCTGGTTGGTCTTCGCCGTCGACGATGTACCGATTGTAGCCCCGCGTGAACAGCTGGTTGATGCGTGTCGTGCCGTATTCGAGCGGGAGCGTCGCAACGCGATAGGCGGTACGCTCGTCCTCGACAGGCGTTGACTGACTCATGACTGGAGCACCTCCGGTGTCGCAGACCGAACGTCGAAGTTCGGGCTCTCGATCGGCGTGACGATACTACAGACATCAGCGTGCAACGAGTAGGGGAGTCGGGCGACCCTCCGACGGTCGGCGGTAACCACGGGATCGATGGGTATCTCGTAAGCGTCTTGCAGAAGGTCGTTCAGCACTTCTCGACTCTTGGCATCGTACCGATGAGCGGGATCAGTATCGAGGAGATAGACGTGAACGCCCTGACCGCTGTACACCACCATTGTCTCCTCGGCGTTGAAGTCGTCCTCGAAGATCTCTCGCACCTCGAAGCCGTACTCGATGGCCCGTTCGATATCCTCGAAGGAATACGAGTAGCCTGCTGGGTCTGCTTCGAGAATCCCCGCGGCCTCGAGCAGTTTCTCGCTATCCCTCGAAACATCCTCGTCTGATGCTGCTTGCGTTGCTCGCTCTCGTGCTATCGTTTTTGCGTCGATATCGACGAGAAGCACCCACGGCTGTTCCCAGTGATCGAGGGCGTAGTAGACCGCATCAGGACACGGGTTTGGTTTGTCGAGTAAGTCGGGATCCGCGAGTGCGAAGTCACTCCGGCCGAGTGGATCGTTCCGTGCAGGATGGCGGATGAACTCGAGGACGTCGTCGAAGTCGTGGAACGCCGCCGTGGTCCGCTCACCTGAGACGTTCGTCTGCCACGTGTCTCGTCGGATGAAGTCCTTGTCTGGGACTCCATCTTTCCGGACCGGGTGAGGGTCTCGAAACGCGAGTGCGTACTGTTTCGGCCCCTTCGATGTGATGAACGACGGGAGTTCGTCACGGTACGAGGGGAACTCCTCGGCGTAGTACCTGTAGATCTCTTCGCGGGTTGCTCGGCGCCACGTCATGAATTGAACTCCTGATCGAGTTTGTTGAAGCTCCGAATCGTCGTCAGACCGGCTGCGTCGAACGATTCGACGGCCTCCCGAATGTCGGAGAACGATCGGGCTGCACGCCCGCTCACACTGCTTTCTATTCGATCGGCCTCTGCGAGATGGTCTAATACCTCGACGGCGGTCTCGCGTCTGTTGAACGCCCAAACAACGTTTGCGTCAACCCGACTCTGCTTGTCGTAGTCGTCGACTGGCGCGTGTTTGTTGTTACTCGCGAGTTCGGCTTCACCGACCCACACGAGTTCTCCGTCAGCATCGAGACCGGCAACGTCGAACACCGTCTCCTCATCGTACTCGTAGTATGGTTCGACCTTCTCGACATCGTCGCGGGCTTCTAACCACAGTTCGAGCAGTTTCACACCAACCTTGTGCGGCGTCTTCTCACCGATATCCCCCTGACCAGGGCCGACCTTGAGCTTCTGGCCGAGCAGTTCACGCCCTGCCGGAAGGACGGTGTAATACTTCCGACCGCACGCTCGTCCTTCCTCCAGCAGGTCTTGATCGACGAGCCGTTGCACGTCCAAGTCGTCAAAGTCGTTCTTGAACGCACTCATCGAACCCAAGAGCGTGTGGTCCGTGGAGTCACCATTCATCACGTCGAGGATGCGAGTCAGGAATCGGACGTCGTCGTGAGTAAGCCTGCGCCGTCGAAGCTCGTCATCTGGGACGGTTACACCACCAGCCTGTACTGGCGACTGTAATGGCGACGATCCGTTCTCATCGATAGTTGTCTCCTCCGCTTCAGCGGCTGGCTCTTCAGACTCAGTTGGCTCAGGATCTCCAAACAGTGAGTTGGTGGTGTCCGCTTCTTTCTCTCCCTCTTCGCTGGCTGCTGAACCACTGGTTGCCTGTCCGATGAACGACGACTGCGTCGAGTCCACAGAGCTAGCCGATTCTGCGGATGTCGACCGTGCATCGTTTGATCTACTTCCCCATCCTTCATTGTCGGCTGCCTCCGATTCGCCTGAGGCCTCAGCAAGTCCGTACTGGCTCTGTGTTCGCTCCGACAGCCGAGGGATGGCCACGGTCTCGAAGTGGTCCTCCTGTTCGACAGAGAGCGGTTCGTCGCTCTCTGGATGGCCGGCTGCTATCGGGAGCGGCTTCACCGAGAACGGGGCTGGACCTGTCTCCCCGAATGACGGGCTTGGGAGTTGGGCAATCCACTCTCCGCTGGGGAGCGTGTTGATCCGATTTCGAAGGTCAGTCGGGCTCAGGTCTTCGTGGGCCAACGACTCGGCGAGGTCGCGCTCGATGGAGATGTTCCCGATGAGCTTCGTTTTGATGTTGTTGAGGACCTCGTCGTAGGCACGCTCGCTTCGATTCCTGACCTGTCCGGGGAACTGCATCACCAGTCCCATGCTCAGGCCAAACGACCGACCCTGGGGAAGCAGTTGCTCGGAAACGAGTTTCGTTGAGGCGACGGGAGCTGCCTCCTCGATGATGAGGTTGGTGAGATTTTCGTAGTCTGTCTCCCCATCACGTCGGCGCACCCGCACCGCGTCCCAGAGGTTACTCAACAGGAGGAGGGTAATTGCTCGCTGAGCCTCCGGCCGGAGATCACCCAAGTCGAACAAGATCGTGGCATTTTCCTCGAGGAACTCGCGGAAGTCGAATCGGTTGTCGACGTATTCATCGTCATCGCCCTGTTCCGGAACGTGACTGAAGATACGTCGTAGGTGCGCGTCTTCTCTGAGTTTATCGAGGCGGTTCCCGACGGCATCCATCGACACTTGGAATTGACGGTCATCTTTCTCGAAGTGGCGCGTAAGCGACTCCTCGACATTTTGGTTCTCCGCAGCGACAGGAGGGACTGTCCGCTCGCGTTGCATCTGGAGTGCAGCCGCAAAGAGATCATCGAGGCCGAAAGCGTCACTACCGTATTCCTCGTCGAAGAGCGCCTTGATGAGGTAGCTGAGGATTTCGTTGGCGACGAATGCCTGTTCGTACTGTTTACGACCCATGACCATCCGCATGATGTCGTGGAAGTGATCGACCTTGTCTTGGATCGCATCCTCGCGCCTCCACCCCGCTTCAAGTGTCGAACGGATATCGAAGAAAGAGAAAGCAGGGAGGGTTTCGGGAACGCAGAACTGATAGGTGTTGTCCAATCCGCTGAACCGTTCGTAGTGACAGCGAAGATAGTTCGCACACATCCCATCGCCTTTCGGATCGACGATAATAACTGGCCCACCTGTCGTCTCCCTGAGAGACAGCGCATCATTGATGATGGCTTTCGACTTTCCGGCCCCAGTTGATGCAAACCTGCCGTAGTGTCTGGTTAAGAGATTTGGCGGAATCCGTATCGGGTCTGGTTGGATGGTACTATTTTCATCAAGTGCATACCCGATCGCCATCCCCTCACGGAACTGTGCCATCAAATCGGGATTCGGTCGTGGCAGTGGATTGCGACTGCGCTGTTCTGAACGCGCTCCACGAGAGCCCTCGACCGTCAAATCGTCACCGCTTGGAACAACGACCAAATTCGCGAGTTCATCTGCATTGAACACAAGATCTAACCGCTTTTTCCGGCCCCCAGTGACGATTTCGGCAGTGAGAACTCGTTTGAGATGGCGCTGCGCTCGTTTGGCTTTCTGCCGATCGAGGAATCCTTTCTCTCGAACGCGCCGACCGGAGAGTTCGTAGAACGGGCCATCAAGCGGATCCAACGAAGCCTTCAACTGGTCGAGTTCCGCCCGAATATCGGTCTCATCTGGTCGGGCCATCGCAACCGCCCGTGCATTGACCGTAAACGTTCGCCGCGGGTGTTTGCTGTCGATCCGCTGAATCCGGTCTTCTGTCTCCCGAGACAGTTCCCGATCGGCAGGATCAGCGTCTACAGGCTCAAACCATGAGCCAATGAACTCTTCTGACCACGTATCGCGCCCCTCTTTGAGATTCGACTGGCGGATTTCAGCGTCGTCTCGCCAGTCGGGTTTGCGTTGCCAGAGAATTTGATAGACGGTCGGCACCGTCATCTCATGGAGTACTTCGACAACGGCAGACAGTGGTGGGCACTCTGACTCGTACTCTTCATCGGGCTCGTCGATCACAAACGGCGTGATCGTCGTCATCCAGTCAGTTTTGCGTCCGGCTTTACCGAGCCATTCGACACCAAACGGTGTGTACTCTATCCGTTCATCGCCTCCATCATTCTCATCGATCTCTTCCAAGTTGGACTCGGCCAGATCAGCCGAACGTTCGCCGTCCGAAATCTCCTGCTCCGCTTGTTCGGAGGTATCTTCGTTCGAGACTTCCGTCTGCAATCCGAGCATCGGCTCAAGATCGAGTTCTGTTCGCGCCACGGTGAACGTGGTCGGGTAAATCGATTGGAGGCGCTTTTCAAGTGTGTTGAGGTGTTCTTCCTGGTTGACCCCATAGTAGAACTCTACTGGTTCATCAGGACCTGCAGAGGCAGCGAGGAATTCGAACGTCGGTGGAGCTGTGTCCACTCTGGGACTCAGCCGGCTCCAGAAACTCTCTGCCGCTGGGTTCGACAGCTTATGAAGGCTCTCAAGGGTGGCTGGAATATCCGACCGGCGGAGTGATCCCGACGTTGGCGTTACTTTTAGATACTCGTCGTTACTCATAATCCGACTCACCTCCGTGCTCACCGCCATCAGTCTGTGGTGGAGTTGATATTTGGTGTGAGGTTGCTGGATCAGTATTCATAGATCGCCCTGTAGGTGTGTCTGCTGAACGGCCTGGCAACTCAGCCTGTGACTGGGATTTTGGATCGAAGTCGATCACTGCCGTCTCGTCTTCCATCGCTCGAACTTCGATTCCCCGCCACTCACCGTCGACGCCGACGAGCGCCTCCGAATAGCCCGTCCGGTCATTGCCGGGAACAGCCTCCTGGACGAAGCGCATCTGTGCCGAATTGAGGCCAAACTCGTTGGCCCATTCGCGGTCCATTCCATCGAGATGGTGGAACTGCTTGATCGCACATTGGTCGATGATCGCCTCGGACTCTGGATGCTGGAAGAACTCGTCGACAGTCTGGGTAACGAGTCGGATCGAGAGGTTGTGGTGACGATGATGTCGGAAGACAATCTCGAGGTACTCGAGACTCGCCGCATCCTGCATGATGTAGCGTGCCTCGTCGATGACGAAGACGACCTCTTTGTCCGTCTCCTTTGCGCGCTCGTAGACTAACGAGATCAGCAACTGCATGATGAGACTCGTGCTCCCACCGAGACTGCCCTCCTGCTGGGCGAGGTCGAGATAGATCACCTTCTCGTCGCGGATATCGAATTCGGTCTCTCGGCCTAGATTCTCGTACCGGCCGTCTTCTGCGAACGGTCGCAGCTGATCGATAAGCCACGTCGCGTCTTCGCCAATCTTCGTCGCTTCCTCGTCCGTCCGTACGACGTACTCCGTCGGTGTCTCGACCATCTCCTCGAGGATATCGAGGACATCCCGCATCGTCGGGCTCTCGTTGTGATGAGTCGCGATATCGTCGGTGATCCCGTTGCGTGAATAGGCACGCTCGATCGCGGTCTCCAACGTTGTCCGGCGGTCACCAAGTGTGATTCCTCGGAGCGCGAAATAGTTCGAGAGGAAGCTCATCACGCTATCGAGCTTTTCACGATACGGACTGGCGTCCTTGCCCATCGCCCGCTGCACACGCTCGGGAGTCGGCTTGATTTCAAGTGGGTTCAGACCCATCTCCCCGCCGATCGTGATTCGCTCACCACCGAGGGCTTCGGCGACACCGGCCCAGTTGTTCAATGGCTCGAGGATGATCCCAATACGGTCCTCGCTTTGCTCGATCGAGCGGATGAAGTTCTGTTTCGAGCCGAACGATTTGCCAGAACCAGGGTCGCCGATCGTGAACATCGCATAGCCGTTCTCTCGAGCGAACGGGTCGATCACGACCGGGCTCTGGTTCTTCCAGTGAACGCCAAACTCGACGCCGCCGTCCTCGAGGATCGTGGCGTTATGTGGCGACGCGAGAAGTGCACCGACCGCACCACCGAGTGCTGTTGCCTCCCGACCGAACGGATTGGGACCGATCGGAGCTGCAGCCTGGATGGCGAGATCTTGCTTGCAGATGGCCGTCTTCGGCGAGAGTCCAGCGGGTTGTTCACGAAGCCGGCTACGAACCGTCCGGACGGCATCACGAAGCTCGTCACGTGACTCCGCTCGAACCGTGATGAACATGCCTTGCTTGAACACCCGACTCCCGTTCTCGACGCTCTTGTACGTCGAGAGCGCCTCATTAGCCCGCTCCTGAAGATAGCTCCCGCGAACAGTACTCTCGAGGTCAGCATCGGCCTGGAGGTCGTCAGCCACTCGCTGGAGCTCGTCTCGAGCTTGCTGCTGGCTCTTTGGGGTGATATGGACCGTCAGATCGAACTCGACGTCCGTGAGCTCGAAGAGTTCGGTCAGATAGCCGTCTTTCGGGTAATCCGGGTAGTCAGCGATGTAGAGTGTGGACGTCCATTGGTCACCGACTCGAGCAGTACGTGTATCCCACTCGATCGCCGCCGGCGCGACGACGTGTTGGTGATGTTCGGCGATGTCGTCGAGGATCTCACCTTCCTCGAGGCCGTCTTCGACGGTCGTCTCCTCGAGGAGGTCCGCGAGTTCGACTTCTTCGACGTCTTCAGCTCGCCAACGATCCCACCCCACCTTCGCGAGAAGCGTGAGCAATGCCGTTGCACCGATGTAAAGGGCAAGCCCAGCCTGCGTCCCTGGATCGGGGAGTGCCTCGATCATTGGTCGACCCTCCGTTGATGGTCGACGATCGGACGATCACGGATCGCATCCGCTCCGTCGTCGTATTCGTGTTCCTCGCCGTTCCAGAAGTCCATCGAGAGGACGAACAGTTCGACCGTCGTCAGTCGATGAGCCGACCAGCCTGCTGCCTTCTGAATGAACTCCGTCTGGAGACCGTGACAGCGGTTCTCGAGTTTTTCGAACATGGCCGCCCGGATCTCCGCGTCGGTCATGTCGTTGCGACGGGTCACGAACGGGTTGAACAGGAAGCCGACCACCGGAAACGCGGTGAGCTTCTCTGCAGGGGACTGTTCGTCCTGGTACCGGTCGTAGACCTCGAAGGGGTCGACTTCGACGCCGATGAAATACCGCACCTGCTGGGTCCCCTCAAGGTCTCGCGGACGTTGCTCGCGATACTCCTTGAGTAGCTCTTTGAAAATCGGGTTCTGCTTGACGTCACTGTCAGTGAGTCGCCCATCGATTCGCTCGATCAGTTTCTCGACTGGGAACGACCGCGTCGTGGCGTGGAATTTGAGCGTGAACTCGAGTTCCTTGTTCGCGAACTCCTCGCCAAGCTGCTGGATCTGCGCCCAGTCGCCGGACATCGCGAAGTCCATGTTCCCGGGATCGAGCTCGAGGTAGGCCTCCATCGCACCATCGGAGCGCTCGATTGCTCCGGCACCAGGCCACGCTCGCTTGATGTTCGTGAGGTCCTGTGTTCGCTCGTCCGGTTTGAACGGCGTATAGCTCACGAGTCCGCCCTCGGTACTCGCTTCAGTGGACTCTGCTGTGGCCTCCGTGCTGTACGTAAACCGAGGCCGCTTGCAGTAGTGGCGGTAGACGTCTCCCAGCCACGTCGACGCCGGGAGGTGGTTGGGTGACGCGTAGACGATCGACCCACCAAGGACGACACCGAGTAAGACGAACGGTAAGATCGCACCATCGAGTCCCGTGAGCCCACCAAAGAGGAGGCCAGCGATCGGGAAGCCAAGGAGCACATAGACATCTCCCTCCTCGATGTTCAGAATCGGTATGCGACTCTCTTCACCCAGCTCATCCATGATTCGACGGCCAGCTGCATCGTGATCTCGTGTCATTCAGTAATACCCCGGATCGTTCTCGGTGCGACGGTACGCCGGGACGCCTTCCTGGCCGTACGCATCTGTCGCAACGTTATCGTGGTCGGTTCGTCCTCCGCTGCCGTTCGAGTTTCCAGACTGTTGGGATGAGCCACCGCCTTGGCGCATCTTCGACGCAGCCGTATAGCCAGCAGCCGCTTTCGGTCCCCACGCCGCAGTCGTGGCTGCTGCAGCAGGGCCTGCAACAACACCGGCCCCAACGACTGCGCCAGCTGTTACTGCGCCCTTGGTCGTCGCTCCGATGATCTTCGTCGTCATCGGGCTGGCATACTTGAACAGCTTCCAGACGATGAGAATCGAAAGGAGTGGCAGCGTAACCGCGATGAGGTAGCTCAGGAACGAACTATCCGGAACAAGCGCCGAGTCCGTCCCCTCACTGAACAGGAGATCATACCCTTTGAACAGCAGCGCCACTGGAATCGGCATAATCGCAAGCGGTACGAACTTCATACAGACCGTGCGGGCGATGTGAGAGACGACAGGAAGGTTTCCATAGGCCAGTGCGATACCAATCGGAATCGCATAGATCAAGATGTACAACAGAATCTCCCGAAGGAAGAACAGCGCCTGTAAGATCCACATGGCGACAGCGCCAACTCCAGTGAGGAAGAGAGCTAGTGCTGGGTTCGAAATGGTCAAATAAAGCAAGTCGATCATTGTATCGGTTACCGTCGAGACGTCTGGGAGAAGGGCAATGGTGAAGCCGTCGACGAGATAGAGCGCTAACACAGCGACCCAGTACCACGTTACAATCAGGAACGCACCTGTCCAGGCACTGCGCTTCGTCTTTCGCGTCTCGTACGCACTGCCGATATTGAAGATCCGGATCGTATGCCTGCCCTGGACACACATCACGAGCAACAACAGGGAAACGAGCATGATTTCCCCAGCAACGAGATTACTGTGAATCTCTTCCCACGGTGTGTTCGACGGTTGACCAAACACGAAGGCGCCATCCGTCTCCGGTGTTGGCGTGCCGAAAACCTGTGCCGTGACGGCCTCATAGCCATCTGTCAATCCCTCCTGAAACCATTCGATGAGCTTGTCAACCGCGTCTTCGAACCACTTGATCCCGATATCAGAAAGTGACCACGACATTACGAGGACCTCTCAATTTTGATCCCACAATCATCGGGAGAGGAACCGAGATAGTGGATAACGTAGTCAAGAGTGAGACCTATGGCATGGCTTGTAGAGAGGCGGACAGTGAACTGACCGTCCTGTCCAACCGAATCGCATTTCGATCGTGTACCCGCTGGCGAAAAGGGTCGCGTGTTGCTGTAGATCAGGACTGTCTCCCCTGCAGGGAGAGCTATTGACTCTGCATCCGCTCCAAAGTCGCTCTCCGGATCGTAGATACCACTCTCTCCAGCCTCATCGTAGCTCTCGTGTGTCGGGAACGGGACATCACCTTCGAACCGAAGCGCGGTAGCTGCAGTTGGTCCAGTTCCCCGATTCGTCACAGAAAGTATCGCCTCTGCTTCCGTACTCGAGTCACTCGCACCCTCGTACATCTCCTCGGGATACTCTCTGGCCAACCGGAGCTCCGTTAACTCGAGATCAGGCTCGAGCGTAACCGTCGTTGTCTCGACTGTCTCGTCGTCGTTGAGACCGAGGAGTTCGTACTCTCCTGGTGGATAGTCCGTTCCAACCTCGATGGTCGTGTGAGACACCCCTGATTCAATCGTTCGCTTGGCAAATAGCTCACCAGAGGGGGCGACGACGTTGAGTTGGTCGATCGCGTCTCGCTCGAGGTCAATCACTAACTCGACCCCTTCGACCGCGACGCTCTGGAGAATGTCTCCACCGGTGTCTGTCGATGGGTCGTCATCAGAAGGACTCAACGCAGAACAACCAGCAAGTCCAGTAGTGATCCCGACGAGTATGCTTCCGAGAACGGTGCGTCTATCGAGTGGTGTCTGTTGAATTGTCATAACGTATCTCTCATTTTCAAGAAAGAGCCGATCCGCTTCGCTGCGTACAGTGCGACAGCAAAGGGAATCGCATACCGGATAAGATCGACTAACAGTGTGAACCAGCCTGTTGGGGTGGCTAACGGATGCCACGTTTCTGTGACTGTATCACCGATATAGGCTGGATTGTGCGAGCGCCACGAACCGGGATGGTACTCTGCGGTGTAGATGCCCGGCTGGTGAACAGTTATCTCTGCGATGCCAGCTGCGTTCGTCCGCACCACCTGATCGCCGATTGTGATGTAGCCCTCACGCGAAGCAGCGCCAATCAGTGAGAATCGAGGATTGTCGAACGGACTCTCGAGCATGATCGGCGCCCCCGTCTCAGCATCACGAAGCTCGATCTGCAACGTCACTGCAGTCGCATTCGATTCGATGATTTCGACAGAGAGGTCACTCTCGCGTATCTCCCGTTCCGACCCTCCATCGGGTTCAATGATTTCTGCTGAGACACCGCGAACAATCCCGTCGACCCTGATCGCATCTCGATCGATGCCATCATACCGGAGAGCAAGACCGGAAGAACGGGTGTAGGGCTCGGAGACGACGTCGATGTCGACGTTCTCGTGAATCGAGGGTTCTGGAGACGAACTCTCTGTCCCCCAGACCTCGAGAATGTTGGGACCGTCACGGATGGGTTCTGAACGCGGGCCTAGCTCGGATGGATACGCGTGGACGTATACGGGGAGGGCGTCGGATGGTGTCGACTCTTGACCGTCCCGACTCGAGTGTATCAGATCGTCCCAGTTGGTATCTCGAGCCGTGTAGTATCGCCACACACCACGGACGTTCGCCTCACCATCATCCGAAAGCGTGTATCCATGCCACGGTTGGGTCTGATAGATTGCGACACCGCTGTCGCCATTTGGATACGATGCGTGGTAGATCGACGCCCGCAGATCGTAAACCTCCACATCGAGGTCCTGAGAGACGGTCACCTGGTCGGTGATGACCTCCGTCTCGTTGCCACGATCGCGTTCGACTCGAGCGCTGATATCCGCCTCGAGTGTGAGTGTTGCCGGGCCACCACGATCGAACGCATATTCGAATGTCGGAGTGTGTGTCCCTCCTGTGGTCTCGACTACGTCGCCATCGTGTAAGAGGCGGACTTCGTCGATTTCGTG
This region of Natrialbaceae archaeon AArc-T1-2 genomic DNA includes:
- a CDS encoding primase-associated protein codes for the protein MSQSTPVEDERTAYRVATLPLEYGTTRINQLFTRGYNRYIVDGEDQPEDLLNDLERFGTAAFKEDIRANATAEPFVDEPGTLAVLATLSAICIKAHPKFEHAPPRKVQVLYDIRELYVNNLASLLREFGDGSLQQDIAEVLYAKGPGEDGPHPGRVCTGIKEMSEFGEGLYLEIPMAAASRDCLVHADTETGEARELLTRVKNNRLYVPVGDFDTKYREYARRAFKKLLWVQEENLSGDQLTWLTTNESAITERIDRFIETGHHERIWRDWNPGERTIRVLRDAIRDAPDEVTTLGKFHSGKELFEAVEAYDPEADWKRDVCNRISSPRSLGNLLASQRDHRSLTIRQHGNTNHYRIQESSRGVQPLTVESIEDLFELPCMANMAERLHEKKPVRKDLYNFARMVMWLPQYLDSDLEAIVTDLKGVFSRWPWYDEQITDYQIRYEFLNTIDGDTPLPMNCDNDDIQRYCIGQEQCPYSIWGSLPFPDEMYDQLDEVESTGEEF
- a CDS encoding DNA primase, translated to MTWRRATREEIYRYYAEEFPSYRDELPSFITSKGPKQYALAFRDPHPVRKDGVPDKDFIRRDTWQTNVSGERTTAAFHDFDDVLEFIRHPARNDPLGRSDFALADPDLLDKPNPCPDAVYYALDHWEQPWVLLVDIDAKTIARERATQAASDEDVSRDSEKLLEAAGILEADPAGYSYSFEDIERAIEYGFEVREIFEDDFNAEETMVVYSGQGVHVYLLDTDPAHRYDAKSREVLNDLLQDAYEIPIDPVVTADRRRVARLPYSLHADVCSIVTPIESPNFDVRSATPEVLQS
- a CDS encoding ATP-binding protein, giving the protein MSNDEYLKVTPTSGSLRRSDIPATLESLHKLSNPAAESFWSRLSPRVDTAPPTFEFLAASAGPDEPVEFYYGVNQEEHLNTLEKRLQSIYPTTFTVARTELDLEPMLGLQTEVSNEDTSEQAEQEISDGERSADLAESNLEEIDENDGGDERIEYTPFGVEWLGKAGRKTDWMTTITPFVIDEPDEEYESECPPLSAVVEVLHEMTVPTVYQILWQRKPDWRDDAEIRQSNLKEGRDTWSEEFIGSWFEPVDADPADRELSRETEDRIQRIDSKHPRRTFTVNARAVAMARPDETDIRAELDQLKASLDPLDGPFYELSGRRVREKGFLDRQKAKRAQRHLKRVLTAEIVTGGRKKRLDLVFNADELANLVVVPSGDDLTVEGSRGARSEQRSRNPLPRPNPDLMAQFREGMAIGYALDENSTIQPDPIRIPPNLLTRHYGRFASTGAGKSKAIINDALSLRETTGGPVIIVDPKGDGMCANYLRCHYERFSGLDNTYQFCVPETLPAFSFFDIRSTLEAGWRREDAIQDKVDHFHDIMRMVMGRKQYEQAFVANEILSYLIKALFDEEYGSDAFGLDDLFAAALQMQRERTVPPVAAENQNVEESLTRHFEKDDRQFQVSMDAVGNRLDKLREDAHLRRIFSHVPEQGDDDEYVDNRFDFREFLEENATILFDLGDLRPEAQRAITLLLLSNLWDAVRVRRRDGETDYENLTNLIIEEAAPVASTKLVSEQLLPQGRSFGLSMGLVMQFPGQVRNRSERAYDEVLNNIKTKLIGNISIERDLAESLAHEDLSPTDLRNRINTLPSGEWIAQLPSPSFGETGPAPFSVKPLPIAAGHPESDEPLSVEQEDHFETVAIPRLSERTQSQYGLAEASGESEAADNEGWGSRSNDARSTSAESASSVDSTQSSFIGQATSGSAASEEGEKEADTTNSLFGDPEPTESEEPAAEAEETTIDENGSSPLQSPVQAGGVTVPDDELRRRRLTHDDVRFLTRILDVMNGDSTDHTLLGSMSAFKNDFDDLDVQRLVDQDLLEEGRACGRKYYTVLPAGRELLGQKLKVGPGQGDIGEKTPHKVGVKLLELWLEARDDVEKVEPYYEYDEETVFDVAGLDADGELVWVGEAELASNNKHAPVDDYDKQSRVDANVVWAFNRRETAVEVLDHLAEADRIESSVSGRAARSFSDIREAVESFDAAGLTTIRSFNKLDQEFNS
- a CDS encoding VirB4 family type IV secretion system protein, whose product is MIEALPDPGTQAGLALYIGATALLTLLAKVGWDRWRAEDVEEVELADLLEETTVEDGLEEGEILDDIAEHHQHVVAPAAIEWDTRTARVGDQWTSTLYIADYPDYPKDGYLTELFELTDVEFDLTVHITPKSQQQARDELQRVADDLQADADLESTVRGSYLQERANEALSTYKSVENGSRVFKQGMFITVRAESRDELRDAVRTVRSRLREQPAGLSPKTAICKQDLAIQAAAPIGPNPFGREATALGGAVGALLASPHNATILEDGGVEFGVHWKNQSPVVIDPFARENGYAMFTIGDPGSGKSFGSKQNFIRSIEQSEDRIGIILEPLNNWAGVAEALGGERITIGGEMGLNPLEIKPTPERVQRAMGKDASPYREKLDSVMSFLSNYFALRGITLGDRRTTLETAIERAYSRNGITDDIATHHNESPTMRDVLDILEEMVETPTEYVVRTDEEATKIGEDATWLIDQLRPFAEDGRYENLGRETEFDIRDEKVIYLDLAQQEGSLGGSTSLIMQLLISLVYERAKETDKEVVFVIDEARYIMQDAASLEYLEIVFRHHRHHNLSIRLVTQTVDEFFQHPESEAIIDQCAIKQFHHLDGMDREWANEFGLNSAQMRFVQEAVPGNDRTGYSEALVGVDGEWRGIEVRAMEDETAVIDFDPKSQSQAELPGRSADTPTGRSMNTDPATSHQISTPPQTDGGEHGGESDYE